Proteins co-encoded in one Arachis hypogaea cultivar Tifrunner chromosome 11, arahy.Tifrunner.gnm2.J5K5, whole genome shotgun sequence genomic window:
- the LOC112722616 gene encoding uncharacterized protein has translation MGLGRSRPRLRLRGLCFGNATPHVRASSASRAEFSSNDVHESSRDKADEIGLETGGNNRVMVVVDSSFEAKGALDWALSHTIQKQDNVILVHLAKPTNREDSNERKFNLKAYQLLLEMKNTCETKKPGVQVSVVMLEAEEKGAAIVQEAKQQSVSLLVVGQRKRSLVRRLMAKKWPWMRTRSEVVEYCIQNSPCMTIAVRRKNKKLGGYLISTKRHKNFWLLA, from the exons atgggaCTAGGAAGAAGCAGGCCACGACTGAGGTTGCGAGGTTTGTGCTTTGGTAACGCAACCCCTCACGTAAGAGCTTCTTCTGCTTCTAGAGCAGAGTTTTCGAGCAACGATGTGCATGAATCTTCTAGAGACAAGGCTGATGAAATTGGTCTTGAAACTGGCGGCAACAACCGGGTTATGGTGGTTGTGGATTCTAGCTTTGAAGCTAAGGGTGCTCTAGATTGGGCACTCTCTCACACTATTCAGAAACAAGACAATGTTATTCTTGTTCATTTAGCCAAACCCACTAATAGAGAAG ATTCTAATGAAAGAAAGTTCAATTTAAAGGCTTATCAACTTCTGCTTGAAATGAAAAACACATGCGAAACAAAGAAACCCGGA GTGCAAGTAAGTGTAGTAATGCTTGAAGCAGAGGAAAAGGGTGCTGCCATAGTGCAAGAAGCGAAGCAACAAAGCGTGTCGCTGTTGGTCGTTGGACAAAGGAAGCGATCACTAGTGCGGCGGCTGATGGCGAAGAAGTGGCCGTGGATGAGGACGAGATCTGAGGTTGTTGAGTACTGCATACAGAACTCACCTTGCATGACCATTGCTGTGAGAAGGAAGAATAAAAAACTCGGAGGTTATTTAATTTCTACCAAACGGCATAAAAACTTTTGGCTTTTggcttaa